Proteins from a single region of Streptococcus oralis:
- a CDS encoding tRNA1(Val) (adenine(37)-N6)-methyltransferase → MKEEQLLKPGERINQLFSTDIKIIQNREVFSYSVDSVLLSRFPRFPKNGLIVDFCAGNGAVGLFASSRTKAKILSVEIQERLADMAERSVQLNGLEEQMQVICDDLKNMPAHIQGSKVDMILCNPPYFKVDPHSNLNESEHYLLARHEITTNLKEICRSAQSILKSNGRLAMVHRPDRLLDILDMLQRHNLAPKRLQFVYPKREKEANMLLIEAIKDGSTSGFKVLPPLIVHNDDGSYTPEIQEIYYGS, encoded by the coding sequence ATGAAAGAAGAACAATTATTAAAACCAGGAGAGCGAATCAACCAGCTCTTTTCGACAGATATCAAGATCATCCAAAATAGAGAGGTGTTTAGCTATTCGGTGGATAGTGTTCTCTTGTCACGCTTTCCACGCTTTCCTAAAAATGGCTTAATTGTGGACTTTTGTGCTGGCAATGGTGCAGTAGGACTTTTTGCAAGTAGTCGTACCAAGGCAAAAATTCTCTCTGTAGAAATTCAGGAGCGTTTGGCGGATATGGCAGAGCGTTCGGTTCAGTTGAATGGCTTGGAAGAGCAGATGCAGGTCATCTGTGATGATTTGAAAAATATGCCAGCCCACATTCAGGGAAGTAAGGTGGATATGATTTTATGCAATCCTCCTTATTTTAAGGTGGATCCGCATTCTAATCTCAACGAGAGTGAACACTACCTTCTGGCCAGACACGAAATTACGACTAACCTAAAAGAAATTTGCCGTAGTGCTCAGAGTATTCTCAAGTCTAATGGTCGTTTGGCCATGGTTCATCGTCCAGATCGGCTCTTGGATATCTTAGACATGCTTCAACGCCATAATTTGGCACCCAAGCGCCTGCAATTTGTCTATCCTAAACGTGAGAAGGAGGCCAATATGCTCTTAATCGAAGCTATCAAGGATGGATCGACCAGTGGCTTTAAGGTCTTGCCACCACTCATCGTTCACAATGATGATGGTTCCTATACACCAGAAATTCAAGAGATTTACTATGGATCATAA
- a CDS encoding GIY-YIG nuclease family protein, whose amino-acid sequence MDHKAYMYVVECRDGSYYTGYTTDVKKRLAVHNSGKGAKYTRARLPVKLIYAQGFASKEEAMSAEALLKRKKRPQKERFLSENQEKNLVNHIDV is encoded by the coding sequence ATGGATCATAAGGCCTATATGTATGTGGTGGAGTGTCGCGACGGATCTTACTATACTGGTTATACGACAGACGTTAAGAAACGCCTTGCCGTTCATAATAGTGGTAAGGGAGCCAAATATACCCGAGCTCGCTTGCCAGTCAAACTCATCTATGCTCAAGGTTTTGCTAGTAAGGAAGAAGCCATGTCTGCCGAAGCTCTCCTCAAACGAAAGAAACGTCCACAGAAAGAACGATTTTTATCTGAAAATCAAGAGAAAAATCTAGTCAACCATATTGATGTCTAA